From a region of the Halanaerobiales bacterium genome:
- a CDS encoding ARMT1-like domain-containing protein, translated as MEIKLDCLPCIYRQVLESARMATDNKKLIREIMNDYARMVPEIDDDTVAPIIAGKMQKIIKEKTGVADPYQDFKEKNIKSAKKFIPVVKKEVEKAEDSVFAALVMSAMGNSIDAGVSLNVDIEKNIELALENGFVKSDYNNFKEELHKADELLIIADNAGEAVFDKILLKELNNYGLKITYAVRELPILNDISKKEVKNLGLDKYARIISSGSTAPGMVMEEASSEFKKEYKESDIIISKGQGNLEGLSDVKEKIYYLLKAKCNLVAELLGVEVGDFVFMEK; from the coding sequence GTGGAAATAAAATTAGATTGTCTTCCCTGTATTTATAGACAGGTTTTAGAATCAGCAAGAATGGCAACTGATAATAAAAAATTAATCAGAGAAATAATGAATGATTATGCCAGAATGGTACCTGAAATAGATGATGATACCGTGGCCCCAATTATAGCCGGGAAAATGCAGAAAATAATAAAAGAAAAGACAGGAGTAGCTGATCCCTATCAAGATTTCAAAGAAAAAAATATAAAATCAGCTAAGAAATTTATACCAGTAGTTAAAAAAGAAGTTGAAAAAGCAGAAGACTCAGTTTTTGCAGCTTTAGTTATGTCTGCTATGGGAAATTCTATTGATGCTGGAGTTAGTTTGAATGTTGATATAGAAAAAAATATTGAATTAGCATTAGAAAATGGGTTTGTTAAAAGTGATTATAATAATTTCAAAGAAGAATTACATAAAGCCGATGAATTATTAATAATTGCTGATAATGCAGGAGAGGCAGTTTTTGATAAAATTTTATTAAAAGAATTAAATAATTATGGCTTAAAAATTACTTATGCAGTAAGAGAGCTACCTATTTTAAATGATATCAGTAAAAAAGAGGTTAAAAACCTTGGGCTTGATAAATATGCTAGAATAATTAGTAGTGGAAGTACAGCACCGGGAATGGTTATGGAAGAAGCCAGTTCTGAATTTAAAAAGGAATATAAAGAGTCTGATATAATTATAAGTAAAGGACAGGGTAATTTAGAAGGACTATCAGATGTTAAAGAAAAAATATATTATCTTTTGAAAGCTAAATGTAATCTTGTTGCTGAATTA